One genomic region from Lycium ferocissimum isolate CSIRO_LF1 unplaced genomic scaffold, AGI_CSIRO_Lferr_CH_V1 ctg12606, whole genome shotgun sequence encodes:
- the LOC132041967 gene encoding glycine-rich cell wall structural protein 2-like produces the protein MGSAWALTLLLLATVLSSFLADGLNVDHKPTRGRFSQVNVTSSIIQHSHALTDANARNTTSVSEFMVNIETAGKNRGQGGGGGGGGADGGGGGGGGSGRGSGGGGGRGSGSGGGGGGGGGGGGGGGGGNGGGGGGGAGRGSGGGGGNGKSRGHKGRHDKGSGGRKGAGGGGGGGGGGRGGGGGGGGGGGGGSGGGGGGGKGEGGGGGGQGGGGGGGGGKGGGGGGGGGGGGGGGGGGGGGEGWGWGWGGGSGGGGGGGGGGGGGGGGGGWGNCWGWGC, from the coding sequence ATGGGTTCAGCTTGGGCACTAACTTTGTTACTACTTGCAACTGTGCTGAGCTCATTTTTGGCTGATGGACTTAATGTGGATCATAAGCCAACCAGGGGAAGATTTTCTCAAGTTAATGtcacttcttccataattcaGCATTCGCATGCATTAACAGATGCCAATGCAAGGAACACAACTTCTGTGAGTGAATTTATGGTGAACATAGAAACTGCTGGAAAAAATAGGGGTCAAGGAGGTGGAGGTGGCGGAGGAGGTGCTGATGGTGGAGGAGGAGGCGGGGGAGGGAGCGGAAGGGGAAGTGGAGGAGGAGGTGGGAGAGGAAGCGGAAGTGGAGGCGGAGGGGGAGGTGGAGGTGGTGGCGGAGGTGGAGGCGGAGGAGGAAACGGAGGGGGAGGAGGAGGTGGAGCAGGAAGGGGGagtggaggaggaggaggaaatgGAAAAAGTAGAGGGCATAAGGGAAGACATGACAAAGGAAGTGGTGGAAGAAAAGGAGCTGGGGGTGGCGGCGGCGGAGGGGGAGGTGGAAGAGGaggaggtggtggtggtggaggaggCGGAGGTGGAGGTAGTGGAGGAGGCGGAGGTGGTGGTAAAGGTGAAGGTGGTGGAGGTGGAGGCCAAGGCGGTGGAGGAGGTGGAGGTGGAGGTAAAGGTGGTGGGGGCGGCGGCGGAGGAGGGGGTGGAGGAGGTGGAGGTGGTGGAGGTGGCGGAGGCGAAGGctggggttggggttggggagGAGGAagcggtggtggtggtggaggaggtggaggtggtggtggtggaggtggaGGAGGAGGATGGGGCAATTGTTGGGGATGGGGATGTTAG